The Immundisolibacter cernigliae genome has a window encoding:
- the ntrC gene encoding nitrogen regulation protein NR(I), producing the protein MNRQGRVWVVDDDRSIRWVLCRALQNAGFQAIEFEDAERASAALAGDEPDAIVSDVRMPGRSGFDLLAELRERAPKVPVIITTAYPDLDSAVSAFQGGAFEHLPKPFDVDDAVDLVSRAIAQRADATPAAQDATPAPSDMIGSAPSMQEVFRAIGRLSRSSINVLITGESGTGKELIARALHRHSPRSGGPFIALNMAAINRELLESELFGHERGAFTGAQALRRGRFEQAHGGTLFLDEIGDMPAELQTRLLRVLQEGEFYRVGAHAPLQVDVRVIAATHQNLETQVQVGKFREDLLHRLNVVRIRVPPLRERREDIPGLVLYFLARAAKELHVDCKTVAPQVLERLSHFDWPGNVRQLENVCRWLTVMTPTQVVRIDDLPTEVVGAPATLDEDWQSALRRWAAGRLACGERGVMNDLTPAFERLMIGVALERTGGRRQDAAVLLGWGRNTLTRKIKELGIADD; encoded by the coding sequence TCCAGGCCATTGAATTCGAAGACGCCGAACGTGCCAGCGCGGCCCTGGCCGGTGACGAGCCGGATGCGATCGTGTCCGACGTGCGCATGCCCGGTCGCAGCGGTTTCGACCTGCTGGCCGAGCTGCGCGAACGGGCGCCCAAGGTGCCGGTGATCATCACCACCGCCTACCCGGATCTGGACAGCGCGGTGTCGGCCTTCCAGGGTGGTGCCTTCGAGCACCTGCCAAAGCCGTTCGACGTCGATGACGCCGTTGACCTGGTCAGTCGCGCCATCGCGCAGCGGGCCGACGCCACTCCGGCGGCGCAGGATGCTACGCCGGCGCCCTCCGACATGATCGGCTCGGCGCCGTCCATGCAGGAGGTGTTTCGCGCCATCGGCCGCCTGTCGCGCTCCAGCATCAACGTGCTGATCACCGGCGAATCGGGTACCGGCAAGGAACTGATCGCGCGCGCCCTGCACCGCCACAGCCCGCGCAGCGGCGGGCCGTTCATTGCGCTCAACATGGCCGCCATCAACCGCGAGCTGCTCGAATCCGAACTGTTCGGCCACGAGCGGGGCGCCTTCACCGGCGCCCAGGCGCTGCGCCGCGGGCGCTTCGAACAAGCGCACGGCGGCACGCTGTTTCTGGACGAAATCGGCGACATGCCGGCCGAACTGCAAACCCGTCTGCTGCGCGTGCTGCAGGAAGGCGAGTTCTACCGGGTCGGCGCCCACGCACCGCTGCAGGTGGACGTGCGCGTGATCGCCGCCACCCACCAGAACCTTGAAACACAGGTCCAGGTTGGCAAGTTCCGCGAGGATCTGCTGCACCGCCTCAATGTGGTGCGCATCCGCGTGCCGCCGCTGCGCGAACGGCGCGAGGACATCCCGGGCCTGGTGCTGTACTTCCTGGCCCGCGCGGCGAAGGAATTGCACGTCGACTGCAAGACCGTCGCCCCGCAGGTGCTGGAGCGGCTCAGTCATTTCGACTGGCCGGGCAACGTGCGCCAGCTCGAAAACGTCTGCCGCTGGCTGACCGTCATGACACCCACGCAGGTCGTACGGATCGACGACCTGCCGACCGAGGTGGTCGGCGCGCCGGCGACGCTGGACGAGGATTGGCAAAGCGCGCTGCGCCGCTGGGCCGCCGGGCGCCTGGCCTGCGGCGAGCGCGGCGTCATGAACGACCTGACGCCGGCCTTCGAGCGGCTGATGATCGGCGTTGCGCTCGAGCGCACCGGCGGGCGCCGCCAGGACGCCGCTGTGCTGCTCGGCTGGGGTCGCAACACGCTGACCCGCAAGATCAAGGAACTGGGGATCGCCGACGACTGA
- the xth gene encoding exodeoxyribonuclease III produces the protein MKVATWNVNSLRVRLPQLIDWLGQAAPDIVGLQETKVVDEEFPVAQLAAAGYRTVFVGQRTYNGVALLSREPPGTVLTALPGRLQDEQKRFVAARFGGLDVVCAYVPNGSEVGSDKYAYKLGWLEDLRRYLQALLRESPKVLVMGDFNIAPADIDVHDPLAWQGQVLVSEAERAALAGIMALGLHDTFRHLNPDLRAFTWWDYRAAAFRRDHGLRIDHILVSTPLLGTCRACRVELDLRRAERPSDHAPVLLELDAAALA, from the coding sequence TTGAAAGTCGCGACCTGGAACGTCAACTCCCTGCGCGTGCGTCTGCCGCAACTGATCGACTGGCTGGGGCAGGCGGCGCCCGACATTGTCGGCCTGCAGGAAACCAAGGTCGTTGACGAGGAGTTTCCGGTGGCGCAGCTGGCGGCGGCTGGCTACCGGACGGTGTTTGTCGGTCAGCGCACCTACAACGGCGTGGCCTTGCTCAGTCGCGAGCCGCCGGGCACGGTGCTGACGGCGCTGCCCGGGCGCCTTCAGGACGAGCAGAAGCGCTTCGTGGCTGCCCGTTTCGGGGGCCTGGACGTGGTGTGCGCGTATGTGCCGAACGGCAGCGAGGTCGGCTCCGACAAGTACGCCTACAAGCTTGGCTGGCTGGAGGACTTGCGCCGCTACCTGCAGGCGCTGCTGCGCGAGTCACCCAAGGTGCTGGTGATGGGTGATTTCAATATCGCCCCGGCGGATATCGATGTGCACGATCCGCTCGCCTGGCAGGGTCAGGTGCTGGTCAGCGAGGCCGAGCGGGCAGCCCTGGCCGGGATCATGGCGCTGGGTCTGCACGACACGTTCCGGCATCTGAATCCGGATCTGCGGGCGTTCACCTGGTGGGATTATCGTGCCGCCGCATTCCGGCGCGACCATGGGCTGCGCATCGACCACATTCTGGTCAGTACGCCGCTGTTGGGCACGTGTCGCGCCTGCCGGGTGGAGCTTGACCTGCGCCGTGCCGAGCGGCCGTCGGATCACGCGCCGGTGTTGCTGGAACTGGACGCCGCCGCGCTGGCCTGA
- a CDS encoding acyl carrier protein, with the protein MTETELRERLLAILGGIAPEARELDLDPEQSFRDQIDIDSMDFLNFVTAVHKQLGVPIPELDYPRLASLNGAVHYVLAKLPG; encoded by the coding sequence ATGACCGAAACCGAACTGCGCGAGCGCCTGCTCGCCATCCTTGGCGGCATCGCGCCCGAGGCGCGCGAGCTGGACCTCGACCCCGAGCAGAGCTTTCGCGACCAGATCGACATCGACTCTATGGATTTTCTGAACTTCGTTACTGCCGTGCACAAACAGCTCGGCGTGCCGATTCCGGAACTGGACTACCCGCGCCTGGCCAGCCTGAACGGGGCGGTGCATTACGTACTGGCAAAGCTGCCGGGCTGA